The genomic DNA TCAGATTAAGAGTTGGAAAAggacttacttttttttaaaatcgttttacTCGTTATATGTTAAATTGTTTAGAAATTGGAAATTGAATAAATCaactaataacaaatattatatcgTAGCACCACTTATTACAGTTATTGAACTGAACTTttcaaaagtttgtaaaaatcagttaaataaTGAAAGTATAAACCGTAACATTATGTTAGGGTAAAATCCTGTACGACGGTTCACTTGAAAATCTAAGGATTTGCAAATCTTCTAGCTATGCCTCTCCAATTAGTGAAGGTGAAGGCAGTATTGGTGTTGTCCTCCGTATTGGAAACTGCGGAACAGCTCTTCTAGCTATCCTGGTCCACTCCCTGAGCGAGAATTCTCTTATTTACtattgccaacacaataattgtctGCTAGTCGCTGTGGTTTAGCGCGGACGTGTGTTCGAATCGGTCTCCTTGCTGATTTTTGATTGGCGGATTGGTGTAAATTTAATTCTCTGTCTTGCCTTAAGTGTTCATATGGATTGTTGACACCTCCTGGGCGTGTCTAGAAAAGGATATATTGACTCCGTGCTGTTCCGTCTTCATATTTTGCTTCGACCGCTTTTTGTGATTGGTGGGGTTCGAACCGCCGGACGCGGGTGCTCGACGCGGTGGGGTCATACCTGTGGCCGCTTAGCCACGCGAACATTGAAGATCTACACTTAATTAGCGAACTACCTACGACGCGGTATCTGCTACGGCGCACGACTACGTCACAGTGCTACGAGTGCGGCGTCACTAGGCTACGCGCTACACATAGAGGTACGCTCCGCCCCTTCACTAAGACAGTGCTACGAACTATTAACCAACTATCCGCTACGAATAACATCTACTCGTATTACCTAACACCGAGGAGTTAGCGTATTTTACAGTTAATTCTTATCATCTTCATGGCGTGTGTGCAGCGTTCCCcgcctaataaaaataaaaataagactaTGAAAAGCCTAAATGAATCGATGAATCAATCTCAGTCTGTCCCGGGCATACCTCAAGCTTTGAATGACCCAGAATATGTCAATATTAATGCTCGTCACAAGCGTCCAAGGCTAGATGATTCCGCGAATGACCAACTGGAGGAATTTAAGCTTGAGATTAAGCAAATGCTAGCGTCATGGAAGCAGGATCATGACGACTCCATAAAGAAGATGATGGCAGACCAGACAGCTTTAGTTACGAAATTAATTTCCGACGTAGCcgaattaaaactacaaaatctacaaatacaaaaaacaaacatcgaACTTGAAAAATCTAGTATCACCACCAGCGAATTATATGACGACATGAAGAATCAAGTCAAAAGATTGCAAGATGAGTGTAAGGAGTATAAAAAGTATACTGAGTCTCTGGAAAAAACAGTACGAGATCTACAATACAAATCACGCTCTTCAACTGTTGAGGTTCGGAATGTTCTCATTCAGCCCAATGAGTCGACTGACGATCTAACAAAAATCATGATGAATATTGCCAAAGCGGTAGATCTCCCAATCTCATCGACAAATATTCGAGATATATATCGTGTCCCAAGCATGTCGACTTCGACCAACAAAGCCATCATAGCGGAGTTTACGAGTGTTCAAACTAAAACGGAACTGATCTCCCGTGTGCGcggttttaataacaaacacgCAAATAAAGAAGATAAACTTAATTCACAGTTAATAGGTTTATCGGGACAAAAACAACCCATCTATGTTGACGAACACTTGTGTCTATCTGCGAAGAAGCTATATTATGCGGCAAGACAATACGCAAAACAACACGAATACAAGTTTTGTTGGTCAAGTAACGGCAACATCTTTCTCCGGAAGCAAGTAggacaaaaacaaatacttattaaatcAGAAGCTACTCTACTGGAGCTACAGGAAAATAAATGACTACTATGCAAGTCGGTAAAgctatataataagtatttcccacgtatattttgttacatgcacgtgatttttgaatttgtattgctTGATATATCTTTCTATATTGTATCACTACAGACTATTATCAACACATTCCTCAGCAACAAACTAACACAAACATATATTCAAAACACACACACATCCACACTTTCTTATCGAACAAGCAACCTTACACTAACATTCATCATCGTATTaacaatcaatattataaaaatacaactgttCGTGGagattatcttattttattccatattgCATAACAAATATTggggttttatttattttataaatggctAATCTAGTTGAAAATATAAGCAATGACTTAGATGAAATTGAAATCGCGAAGGCTTATTTATGTATTCCAGAAGactgtaataaatatgttaccGGTTTGAACGGATCTATTACTAtacttcatataaatattcgcagcattaaaagaaattttgacgaattattaacattattaccatTGATCAAAGTCAGTTGTGACGTCCTTATACTAACGGAATGTTGGCTGAGTAAAATAGTAAACTTACCCATACTAGATGGGTACAGTTCCTATTATTCGAAACAAACAAGTAATCAAAATGACGGCatagttatttacataaaaaatcagaTAAAGTACACTATTAATGAACCAGAATTTAAAAATGGGAATTGTCTCacttgtgaaataaataataaattagcaataattTCACTTTATCGATCTCcgtcatacaaaacaaaagaaggatttgaaaattttctaagTAGTTTGGATAACATATTAACCTCATttagtaaatacacaaatatatgtCTTATAGGTGATgtcaatattgatataaaaccttCTAATATAAGAGTAGATGAACGCTCAAGCAATTATTTAACCCTTAACGCTACCCATGGCTTACTACCAGCACATTATTTACCAACCAGAATAAATTCCTGTATTGACCACGTTATCTTAAAAACGAACAAAACCACAACTGTACTGGTTCTAGAATCCCACATTACTGATCATCTCCCGTTGCTTGTAGAAATAGAGGACACAAAACCTCTAAAACAGACAGTCCCGCTATTCAAAATTCCTAAAATAGACTACGCTAATGTTAAAACAGACATAGAATCTCTAGATTTTTCTCGAATCATAAATACAGACGACCCTAACCTGGCCTCTATCACCTtgataaacacaataaaaacggTTCTTAACACACACACTAAAATGATTAATGTCCCTAAAAAAGAGCGAAACATAAAACCATGGATTACACCCGGTCTACTAAGGTGTATTCGACACCGCGATAGACTTCACAAAAAAGCTCGAAAATCACCAGATAACCAAACTGTCCAAATTACTTACAAACGATACCGTAATTACTGCAATAGCCTTCTAAGGaaactaaaaacattatatGAGAAATCTGAGTTGGAAAAAGCCAAACACAACCCTAAAACattatggaataaaataaaagacatcaCCAATACCAAAAAGATAAGTTCACCGCCTACCGAACTATTGAATACCAAATCTAACCCTCATTTAGCAATTAACAGCATATGTCACTTCTTTGCCACGATTGGGGCTGATCTAGCTTCTAATATCCCTACTACCTCACACCCGTTTACCATCTCAAATACTTTCACCAACTCCTTTGTAATTCTTGATGTAGATGACTCCGAGGTGGAATCCACTATCATGAACTTAAGACAGGATAGTGCCACTGGCTGGGATGGAATATCATCCACCCTGTTGAAAATTTGTCGGAATGCTCTTGTACCAATAATTACACATATTATCAACATCTCCATAGCAAAAGGAATATTCCCAGAACCTTTTAAGAAGGCTTTAGTTCATCCCATACACAAGAGCGGGACCAGAGACTGTGTCAACAATTATAGACCCATTTCAGTCCTCTCGCCAATATCTAAAGTCAtggaaaagttaataaatagcCAATTAGTAAATTACCTtaacaaattcaatattatagCAACAAACCAATATGGATTCAAAAAAGGAGTTTCTTGTGAAGACGCAGTTATTGACCTAACTCAGTTTGTTGCTACCAAACTCGACGAACAACAAAAATGCGCTTGTATCTTCCTAGATTTAACGAAAGCGTTTGACACAGTCTCTGTTCCCACCCTTCTCCTTAAATTGGAGTCTATAGGAATTCGTGGCAAACCACtggaactttttaaaagttatcttCAGAATAGAAAACTAGCTGTGAAGATCAATACACACATAAGTGATGAGGAAACTGTTACATACGGAGTTCCGCAAGGCAGCGTGATTGGACCTACATTGtttcagatttatataaatgaccttTGCACGCTGCCCCTACATAAATCGAGAATCTTCACTTACGCTGACGATACTGCGATCGTGGTCTACGGTAACACTTGGAGCGAAGTGAAGACCAATGCGGAACAATCTTTAAAAACAGTAGTGAAATGGTTGCAACTTAACCTATTAACCCTTAACTTgactaaaactaattatatcCCATTCTCCTTGAGCTCCAGAACAAAGCCACCAACCGCATTTAAGATTACGGCACACACATGTCCCGATCCCAGTTCGTGTTCTTGCGTGTCTCTTACCCGTGTCACCCACACAAAGTACCTGGGTGTAGTGATTGATGACGGACTGAAATGGTACAATCAAATAGACAATACTATCTCGAAAGCTaggaaacttatttatatttttaaaactcttaGATATTGTGCTGAtactaaaattctaaaaatggTTTATCTATCACTATGTCAGTCCGTTATCACTTATTGCATCCCGGTGTGGGGAGGGGCCGCCAAGACTAAGTTTATTGAGTTGGAACGAGCACAAAGAGCTGTGCTTAAAGTAATGCTTGGTAGACCGTACAGATTTCCCACCTCACAGTTATATGTTGACTGTAAATTACTCACAGTGAGACAGCTCTTTGTGCTTCGAACCATTCTCAGAAAACATAGACAAATTCCCCCACCAACATCAAGCGGACGCAAAGGGAAAGTTATGTGTCCAGTAATAAGCCACAGAACCGCATTCGCTGGACGCCAGTTTTACACTATCAgttcttttatatataaacgAATTTGCAAAATTCTCCAAATAAATGACCTTAATTATCATGAGGTGAAGATTAAAGTACAAGATTGGCTACAAGAACTGAACTACGCCCAAACAGAGGAATTGATTCACCGTCCTCAGTAGGTGGACATACTTACCGTACTGTTGCTTTTCGATTTGTTTAGCTAcacaattacaacaataaagCACCTTTCTCTTGACCAAGATTATCACGTCCGCATTACACTTACAGACACGctcacacactcacacacacacattcaCACACCCCACATACATTTACTCACTTACTTTCATACATACCATCCCCACATaaacaatttctaatttcttttatttttaaaatttaatagctttttctctttcatgttttaaaatttaaaatttaaattctagtaTTGAAACCTGTTGATCGTAGACTATTAATTGC from Trichoplusia ni isolate ovarian cell line Hi5 chromosome 4, tn1, whole genome shotgun sequence includes the following:
- the LOC113493109 gene encoding uncharacterized protein LOC113493109; translated protein: MNQSQSVPGIPQALNDPEYVNINARHKRPRLDDSANDQLEEFKLEIKQMLASWKQDHDDSIKKMMADQTALVTKLISDVAELKLQNLQIQKTNIELEKSSITTSELYDDMKNQVKRLQDECKEYKKYTESLEKTVRDLQYKSRSSTVEVRNVLIQPNESTDDLTKIMMNIAKAVDLPISSTNIRDIYRVPSMSTSTNKAIIAEFTSVQTKTELISRVRGFNNKHANKEDKLNSQLIGLSGQKQPIYVDEHLCLSAKKLYYAARQYAKQHEYKFCWSSNGNIFLRKQVGQKQILIKSEATLLELQENK